The sequence TGCTGGGCCTCGGCGGCGTCGCGATCCTGCTGGGCGCAGCCATCGCGTGGTTCATCACGCGCACCATCACCCGCCCGATCGGCGAGGCCGTGGAAGTGGCCGAAAAGGTTGCGGCAGGCGACATCAGCTCGCGCATCGAAGTGCATTCGCACGACGAGACCGGGCGGCTGATGTCCGCGCTCAAGGCCATGAACGAGAGCCTGGTGCGCATCGTGCGCGAAGTTCGCACGGGCACGGACACCATTGCCACCGCGTCCAGCCAGATTGCCTCGGGCAACCAGGACCTGTCGTCGCGCACGGAGGAGCAGGCCAGCTCGCTGGAGCAGACCGCCGCCTCGATGGAAGAACTCACCAGCACGGTGAAGCAGAACGCCGACAACGCGCGCCAGGCCAACCAGCTGGCCGTGTCGGCATCAGAAGTGGCCGTGCGCGGGGGCAGCGTGGTCAGCCAGGTGGTCGACACGATGGGTTCGATCGACGCGTCGTCCAAGAAGATCGTGGACATCATCGGCGTGATCGACGGCATTGCGTTCCAGACCAACATCCTCGCGCTGAACGCGGCTGTGGAAGCCGCACGCGCAGGTGAGCAGGGCCGCGGCTTTGCAGTGGTGGCTTCGGAAGTGCGCAGCCTGGCACAACGTTCGGCCGCAGCCGCCAAGGAAATCAAGACGCTGATCGGCGACTCCGTCGAGAAGGTCGAGGCCGGCAGCAAGCAGGTGGAAGAGGCCGGCCGGACCATGGAAGAGATCGTGGGCAGCGTGCGCCGCGTGACCGACATCATGGGCGAGATCACCGCGGCGAGCCAGGAACAGACCTCGGGCATCGAACAGGTGAACCAGGCGATCTCGCAGATGGACCAGGTCACGCAACAGAACGCGGCGCTGGTGGAAGAAGCCTCGGCCGCCGCCCAATCGCTGCAGGAACAGGCCGGCGGCCTCGTGCAGGCGGTGAGCATCTTCAAGCTCGGCGATCACGAAGTGACGGTTCCCTCGCGCCCCGGCTTCACGCGCATCACACCGATCCGCCCGGTGCCACCGGTCACTCGCCACACCAAGCCCGCGCTCAAGCGTCCGGCCCCGGCCCTTGCCGTCCGCCGCACGGCCTCGCCGGCGCCGCAACTGGCCATGGCCGGGGACGGCAAGGGCGACTGGACGGAGTTCTAGGAAAAAAGCACTCAAGTCTGGCGATCGGATGCCGATACAGGGTCACGGCAATGCCGCGGCGCGCTGCCGCGGAGGGACCGTTTTCCTGAACTGAAAGAAGATCGATGAGTTTCGAAAGACCCCGCGTGCAGCCACGCCACGCATCCCCGCCTGCCTTCGTGTCGCTCGCGCGCACGCTGAGCGTGCGGGCCGGCGTGGCGATCCTGGGGGTCACGGCATCGATCCTGTGCGTGTTCTACGCACTCGCGTCGCACCAGCAGCAGCGCGGCGCCGCCCAGTACGCAAATGCGAAGGCCGAGGCCATCGCGCGCTCGCTCGACATCTTCGACCAGACGATGCAGCTCAATGCCGGCAACGCCTTCGGCGTGTTCCGGCGCCAGTTCGCCGACACGCTCGTGCTCGACGCCGCCGGCGGCGGCACGCTGTCGAGCAACGGCACGCCCATCGATGCCGGCTCGACCCTCGAGGTCGACCGCTTCGCGAGCGACTTTCCCGGCGCCAATGCCACCGTGTTCGTGGCGCAGGGCGAGGACTTCCGCCGCATTACCACCTCGGTGAAGAAGGAGAACGGCGAGCGCGCCGTCGGCACGCTGCTCGACCGCAAGAGCGCGGCGTATCCGCTGCTGCGAGAAGGCAAGCGCTT comes from Variovorax paradoxus and encodes:
- a CDS encoding methyl-accepting chemotaxis protein, translated to MKSLLNLKIGTRLGAGFAAVLLLLAGVVGLGVNALGDIQSRLDGIVNGNNVKVTSVNTMADAIRDIAILDGNLILLSDEAAMREQSQKIVNARERYTEGRAALAKLLATPTGKALLARIDEKVAVLVPLNTQLSDFALKNQNDEATMLFITKFQPAVQAVLAELDAMDAHESKLSRAANEQAGAAYAMARNLMLGLGGVAILLGAAIAWFITRTITRPIGEAVEVAEKVAAGDISSRIEVHSHDETGRLMSALKAMNESLVRIVREVRTGTDTIATASSQIASGNQDLSSRTEEQASSLEQTAASMEELTSTVKQNADNARQANQLAVSASEVAVRGGSVVSQVVDTMGSIDASSKKIVDIIGVIDGIAFQTNILALNAAVEAARAGEQGRGFAVVASEVRSLAQRSAAAAKEIKTLIGDSVEKVEAGSKQVEEAGRTMEEIVGSVRRVTDIMGEITAASQEQTSGIEQVNQAISQMDQVTQQNAALVEEASAAAQSLQEQAGGLVQAVSIFKLGDHEVTVPSRPGFTRITPIRPVPPVTRHTKPALKRPAPALAVRRTASPAPQLAMAGDGKGDWTEF